In Desulfosediminicola ganghwensis, a single window of DNA contains:
- a CDS encoding ABC transporter ATP-binding protein, protein MAQSALPHIRLENISKSFGDVQANKDVNLEIVPGKVLALLGENGAGKSTLMSILAGQLQPTSGTIYLDDEAVAFSSTEKAIEAGIGMVYQHFKLVEAMTVAENIFLGQRSGFWMRSRTMRKEVQKLADLYGMKIDPAALVCDLSMGEKQQVEILKLLHRKSNILIFDEPTAVLTPSEAETLFTTMRVMVQEGKAIVFISHKLEEVMAVADYIAILRRGEIVDRVATLDVSSTVELAERMVGREVLLEVNREPMAPRQIVLKVENLAEDRLKSVSLELRKGEILGIVGVAGNGQKPLVEAICGLRRPKQGSVRILGKDWAEFFSSRSWDHALSYIPEDRQGLATCQGLDLLDNFLLTTRGGFVKGPWLQKEKAREKAEHLMKEFDIRPPNLESLAWQLSGGNLQKMVLAREFYRKPRLIVAEQPTQGLDIAAAEDVWNLLLKAREQAGIMLVTGDLPEALALSDRIAVMYNGAIVDCFSREDEEKVAVIPQMMAGLSI, encoded by the coding sequence ATGGCGCAGTCAGCTTTGCCGCATATACGCCTTGAGAACATCTCCAAATCTTTCGGAGATGTCCAGGCAAACAAAGATGTGAATCTTGAGATCGTTCCGGGCAAAGTATTGGCCCTGCTCGGTGAGAACGGGGCAGGCAAATCTACCCTGATGTCCATTCTGGCCGGTCAGCTGCAACCCACCTCAGGTACCATTTATCTGGACGATGAAGCAGTGGCTTTTTCCTCGACAGAAAAGGCCATTGAGGCGGGCATCGGTATGGTCTATCAGCACTTTAAGCTGGTGGAGGCCATGACGGTTGCGGAAAATATTTTCCTGGGACAGCGTTCAGGGTTCTGGATGCGCTCCCGCACCATGCGTAAGGAAGTGCAGAAGCTGGCTGATCTGTACGGCATGAAGATTGACCCTGCGGCTCTGGTATGTGATCTCTCAATGGGGGAAAAGCAGCAGGTGGAGATATTGAAACTGCTGCACAGGAAATCGAATATCCTCATCTTTGACGAGCCCACTGCGGTGCTTACACCTTCGGAAGCTGAGACTCTTTTTACAACCATGCGGGTTATGGTGCAGGAGGGCAAAGCCATTGTCTTTATCAGCCATAAGTTGGAAGAGGTTATGGCTGTTGCCGATTATATCGCCATATTGCGGAGGGGAGAAATAGTCGACCGTGTAGCGACCCTGGATGTCTCTTCGACTGTGGAACTGGCCGAGAGAATGGTTGGTCGTGAGGTTCTGCTTGAGGTGAATCGTGAGCCAATGGCACCCCGGCAGATCGTACTCAAGGTTGAAAACCTTGCAGAGGACCGCCTGAAGTCGGTGAGTCTCGAGCTTCGTAAGGGCGAAATTCTCGGTATCGTGGGCGTCGCCGGGAACGGTCAGAAACCGCTGGTTGAGGCAATCTGTGGTCTGCGCAGGCCGAAACAGGGCTCTGTGCGGATTCTTGGTAAAGATTGGGCTGAATTTTTCAGCTCAAGAAGCTGGGATCATGCGCTCAGCTATATTCCTGAAGATCGTCAGGGGTTGGCGACCTGCCAGGGGCTTGATCTGCTCGACAATTTTTTGCTCACCACACGTGGCGGCTTTGTAAAAGGTCCATGGCTGCAAAAGGAGAAAGCGCGAGAGAAGGCTGAGCACCTGATGAAGGAATTTGATATTCGCCCTCCGAATCTGGAATCTCTTGCCTGGCAGCTTTCCGGTGGCAATCTGCAGAAGATGGTTCTGGCCCGTGAATTTTACCGCAAACCGCGACTGATTGTTGCCGAACAACCGACCCAGGGGCTAGATATTGCTGCCGCAGAAGATGTCTGGAATCTCCTGCTGAAGGCCCGTGAACAGGCAGGTATTATGCTGGTGACGGGAGATCTGCCCGAGGCCCTGGCCCTTTCGGATCGTATTGCCGTGATGTACAACGGCGCAATTGTTGACTGCTTTTCTCGTGAAGATGAAGAGAAGGTAGCAGTAATTCCTCAAATGATGGCTGGCCTGAGTATATGA
- the gpt gene encoding xanthine phosphoribosyltransferase: protein MASNDQYKKTYPISWEQLHRDSKALAWRLLDRDYFKGIIAITRGGMVPAAIIARELDIHLVDTICISSYDWKDKKGDAEMLKRFEGDGEGWLLVDDLVDTGRTAKVVREMVPKAHFATIYAKPAGRPLVDTYVTEVSQDTWILFPWDTESQFSTPLVGRERE from the coding sequence ATGGCATCGAATGATCAGTATAAGAAAACATATCCGATTAGTTGGGAGCAATTGCATCGTGATTCCAAGGCATTGGCCTGGCGGCTTCTCGATCGTGATTATTTCAAGGGCATCATAGCAATTACCCGTGGCGGTATGGTTCCTGCGGCGATTATTGCCCGTGAACTTGACATTCATCTGGTGGATACCATTTGCATCTCAAGCTATGACTGGAAAGACAAAAAGGGTGATGCAGAGATGCTCAAGCGTTTTGAAGGAGATGGTGAGGGCTGGCTGCTGGTGGATGACCTCGTCGATACCGGACGTACCGCCAAGGTTGTAAGGGAAATGGTACCCAAGGCTCATTTTGCCACGATCTACGCCAAGCCTGCCGGTCGCCCGCTGGTGGACACCTATGTTACCGAAGTGAGCCAGGATACCTGGATTCTCTTTCCCTGGGATACCGAATCTCAATTTTCAACACCCCTCGTTGGCAGGGAGCGAGAGTAA